Sequence from the Phragmites australis chromosome 6, lpPhrAust1.1, whole genome shotgun sequence genome:
ATCAAGGATGGGTGGAGGCCAGCAAggttgaagactgaagatgaTGTTTAGACCATCCAATCATAATTGGACGGTTCAGATCCATCTACTAAAGACAAGTCTGTTTTCAAGCGGCTGTCAAATAGCATCGCCCTAAAAACACAGTTCAAATGGAGGAGGGAATCCATTAATAAGTTGCATTGCAAACCGAAACAATCCCCATTTCCCTGGCACGCATCGCCAACAGCCTCCCTTTCTCCACCCATCGCCTTCTCCTCTGCAGCTCTGCCCGTCCTCCCCTGCAAGCTGAACCCATGGCGGGGCCTTCCCGCGGTGGCCACGGCGCCATGACCAGCCTCGCGCTCCTCATGCTGCTGTCGTTCGTCGTCGTCTGCTCCCTCCCCGCTGTGCGCGCCCAGTCCACGATTTTCACCAGCACCGTCGCCGGTAGGGAGTCCACAACCTTCTCCTTCCCCAGGTTCAACAAGAACCTGCTGAAGCTCGCCAACCTGACGTTCTCCAGCAACTCCAGCGTCAGCTCGAACGCGCTGCAGATCACCCCGGACACCGGCAACAACCCCGAGAGGTTCCTCATCAACCAGACCGGCCGCGTCTTCTTCGCCACCCCGTTCGTGCTCTGGGCCGCCAACGCGTCCAACTCCACCGCCGACGGCCGGTATGTCGCGTCCTTCTCCACGGCTTTCAAGGTCAACCTCTACCGCGTGAACAAAACCATGAAAGGGGAAGGGTTTGCGTTCCTCGTCGCGTCCGGGGACGACGTCGTCCCGCCGCCCGGCAGCGATGGCGGGTACCTCGGCCTTACCAACGCGTCCACCGACGGCCTCGCCACCAACGGGTTTGCGGCCGTGGAGCTGGACACTGTGAAGCAGTACTACGACCCCGACGACAACCATGTTGGGCTCGACGTCAACGGCGTCCGCCACACCGTCGTCACCCCGCTCGCCCCCTACGGCATCCAGCTCGCGCCCAACGACACCAGCACCGGCAGCTACTTTGTCTGGGTCGACTACAACGGAACGTCGCGGCACGTGTGGGTGTACATGTCCGCGAACGACAGCAAGCCGGCCACCGCCGTGCTCAACGCGTCGCTGGACCTCTCGACGGTCCTCCCCGGAAAGAAGGCCTACTTCGGCTTCTCGGCGTCCACCGGCGTGGAGTACCAGCTCAACTGCGTGCTCATGTGGAACATGACGGTGGAGAACCTCGCCGACGGCAGCGTCCCCAATAAAGGGCTGTCCGGCTGGAAGCTCGGGGTGACAATCGGCGTGTTgtgcggcgccgccgccgccctggcGCTCGGGCTGCTCGCCGGCCTGTACatcaggaagaagaggaagaaggtcgGGGACGACCCGAGCTCGGTGTCCAGCAACCCCATTGACCTGAGGAGCATCCCGGGGGTGCCCAAGGAGTTCGACTACAAGGAGCTGAGGAAAGGGACCAACAACTTCGACGAGAAAACGAAGCTAGGGCAGGGCGGGTACGGCGTTGTGTACCGCGCCACCGTGGCCGTTCTCGGGGAGAACGGTCAGAGCACGGAGGTGGCCGTGAAGCAGTTCTCCGGGGCCAACACCAAGGGGCAGGAGGACTTCCTCGCCGAGCTCAGCATCATCAACCGCCTCCGGCACCGAAATCTCGTCAAGCTCGTCGGTGAGTAATGCTTCTTGCTCTGGTCATTGCAGGTTCTTAATTTTATCAAATCTCCTATAGCTGTTATATTGTTATCTTGTTAGCTAGAATTTTTGCTCAAAGAATTTTTTGAGTTGGATATTCTTAGCTCTAAACTTTTTTCAAACCGAAGCTAAGAACAAATTACACACCTTTGAATGAGGCCTTTTGTTTac
This genomic interval carries:
- the LOC133921387 gene encoding probable L-type lectin-domain containing receptor kinase S.5 codes for the protein MAGPSRGGHGAMTSLALLMLLSFVVVCSLPAVRAQSTIFTSTVAGRESTTFSFPRFNKNLLKLANLTFSSNSSVSSNALQITPDTGNNPERFLINQTGRVFFATPFVLWAANASNSTADGRYVASFSTAFKVNLYRVNKTMKGEGFAFLVASGDDVVPPPGSDGGYLGLTNASTDGLATNGFAAVELDTVKQYYDPDDNHVGLDVNGVRHTVVTPLAPYGIQLAPNDTSTGSYFVWVDYNGTSRHVWVYMSANDSKPATAVLNASLDLSTVLPGKKAYFGFSASTGVEYQLNCVLMWNMTVENLADGSVPNKGLSGWKLGVTIGVLCGAAAALALGLLAGLYIRKKRKKVGDDPSSVSSNPIDLRSIPGVPKEFDYKELRKGTNNFDEKTKLGQGGYGVVYRATVAVLGENGQSTEVAVKQFSGANTKGQEDFLAELSIINRLRHRNLVKLVGWCHQNGVLLLVYDYMPNGSLDRHLFGGKDASTLDWKQRYKVVTGVASALNYLHHDFEQLVIHRDIKPSNIMLDSEFNARLGDFGLARALESDKTSYTDKIGVPGTLGYIAPECFHTGRATRESDVYGFGAVILEIVCGRRISCSNPAGCSQLLEWVWKLHGAGRVLEAVDPRLGAEYDEEDAERLLLLGLACSHPNPVERPRAQAILQNLTRSVPPPVVPVSKPVFMWPVSRADGEYGDGDTPTSHSGVSSMVVTSSSHYASSYYQVSREAAEKDVTTV